The Thermococcus henrietii genome segment CTCGGCCGGAACTTCTGGCTCTTCGCCATCGGTCGCTTTATCTCCCAGCTCGGCTGGGCGGTTCAGGACGTCGCTCTGCCCCTCTACGTGCTCGACCAGACCCACAGCGGTTCGATGATGACGCTCTTCATTCTCGCCGAGATAATTCCCTCAATCATTGTCATGCCCTTCGCCGGCGTCGTCGGCGACCGCTACAACAGAAAGTGGCTCATGGTCGGCTTCGACCTGCTCAGGGGAGTTCTCCTCTTCGGCGTCATAGCCTTCAACTTCCTTGGCATCTACCAGCTCCTCGCCGTTCAGGTCGTCATGGCAATCCTCGGCTCGTTCTTCTCCGCGGGAACGGGGGCGATGTTCCCGGATTTGGTGGATAAGGAGCTCCTCGAAAAGGCCAACTCGACGGTTGCCTCGCTCACAATAGTGGCGCGCCTCCTCGGGCCTGCCCTTGGCGGTTTAATCTATGGAATCGGCGGGATTAAGCTTGCAATCCTGATAAACGCGGCCAGCTTCTTCGGCTCGGGTCTGTTTGAGATTCTCATTCGCTACGAGTGGAAGGCGAAGCCGATTGAGGGACTCGGCCAAGTGTTGAGCGACATAAAGGAGGGTGTCCGCTTCATATTCAACCACAGCTACCTTAAGACCCTGATGACCTTCGCGATATTCATGGGAATCTTCGGGGCGCCCTTCGGAGCAGTGCTTCTTCCCTACGCGATGAGGGAAGTGCTCAAGTTCACGAGCGTCCAGTTTGGCCTCATGGAGAGCTTCTTCATGGGTGGGGCCCTGCTCGGAAACGTTATCATAGCGGTTAAGTTCGGCAAGAAAGCCGGGCGCTTCCTCTTCAGGGCGATGTTCGTCAACGGCCTCGTGATGATGGTGTTCGTCTGGTTGATATCGCCCGCCTCTAAC includes the following:
- a CDS encoding MFS transporter, producing MESSRGLGRNFWLFAIGRFISQLGWAVQDVALPLYVLDQTHSGSMMTLFILAEIIPSIIVMPFAGVVGDRYNRKWLMVGFDLLRGVLLFGVIAFNFLGIYQLLAVQVVMAILGSFFSAGTGAMFPDLVDKELLEKANSTVASLTIVARLLGPALGGLIYGIGGIKLAILINAASFFGSGLFEILIRYEWKAKPIEGLGQVLSDIKEGVRFIFNHSYLKTLMTFAIFMGIFGAPFGAVLLPYAMREVLKFTSVQFGLMESFFMGGALLGNVIIAVKFGKKAGRFLFRAMFVNGLVMMVFVWLISPASNLDRNGAFALLMAVAIVMGVAEAFIDIPIQSKIQRAVPSEVRGRVFSALGILTRIATPLGLVLVGPLLNIYPAWLVAFGMWFGMAVVVVYYWVKYRDVLLKDVGGPLEGEVMNPRP